The following are encoded together in the Pseudoalteromonas ruthenica genome:
- a CDS encoding cell division protein ZapC domain-containing protein, protein MLQAQRHWQWQISSEQNRLVLDMGEMQFCTPYKLRQLTDEALSEPQFNLLDADFYKQVGEYLSTFNLWSDAQICQIALNATAVKHYLKPVLAKSWFFAPYTGRDINQEAIVSLTSQCQSGQFLIVDCADGASVCLCLEPHFALDENLSLKQFEVIKVLNNRIHPILSAQNQQKRA, encoded by the coding sequence ATGTTACAGGCACAACGACATTGGCAATGGCAAATTTCGAGTGAGCAAAATCGCTTAGTGCTCGATATGGGAGAGATGCAGTTTTGCACGCCCTATAAGCTGCGCCAGCTGACAGATGAAGCCTTGAGTGAGCCCCAATTTAACCTCCTTGACGCCGACTTTTATAAGCAAGTGGGCGAGTATTTAAGTACCTTTAATCTGTGGAGTGATGCGCAGATTTGTCAAATAGCACTTAACGCCACAGCGGTAAAACACTACCTTAAGCCTGTGCTCGCTAAAAGTTGGTTTTTTGCGCCATACACCGGCCGAGATATCAATCAAGAAGCCATTGTTAGCCTTACTTCACAGTGCCAAAGCGGCCAGTTTCTCATTGTTGATTGTGCCGATGGCGCCAGTGTTTGTTTGTGCTTGGAACCACACTTCGCACTTGATGAAAATCTTAGCCTAAAACAGTTTGAGGTTATCAAGGTACTGAACAACCGAATTCATCCTATTTTATCCGCTCAGAACCAACAAAAGCGCGCTTAA